In a genomic window of Styela clava chromosome 11, kaStyClav1.hap1.2, whole genome shotgun sequence:
- the LOC120347208 gene encoding L-threonine 3-dehydrogenase-like, producing MNCLLKRTEAEGYEWVTTPIPEACNDEVLIKVDKVAICGSDISLWKWNETAKLIASLPFTPGHEATGTVVKVGPNAARLTVGDRIAVENHFFCGKCLLCSKNRGDICQNLSQYGHGRGTIHGGCSQYSIVNEKYCYKLQHNITDNEAVLLEPMGVAHNGIERLDVSGEEVLVIGCGAVGLFAIACAKALGATRVIAADIVPDRLIRASKMGADVVINSKDVKDFKDKIMELTDGNGIDRICEASGSAFMLNRCFSYLRKGGKVVLIGLVKEPFHVENPIQDIVFKSLTINTVHGRRIFHTWEECEKLIVEKKVDPSIVISHDIPMSKFRDAFNALFSQDACKIVLDPQN from the coding sequence ATGAATTGTCTTCTAAAAAGAACAGAAGCTGAAGGATATGAATGGGTGACAACCCCTATTCCAGAAGCCTGTAACGATGAAGTCTTAATAAAAGTTGACAAAGTGGCAATTTGCGGATCAGATATTAGTCTTTGGAAATGGAATGAAACAGCTAAATTGATAGCGTCTCTACCATTTACACCGGGACATGAAGCGACAGGGACTGTTGTGAAGGTTGGACCTAACGCAGCTCGACTAACTGTAGGCGATCGAATTGCCGTTGAAAATCATTTCTTCTGTGGAAAATGTTTATTGTGTTCGAAAAACAGAGGAGATATTTGTCAGAATCTGTCACAGTATGGGCACGGCAGAGGTACAATTCACGGTGGGTGCTCTCAGTATTCTATAGTAAATGAAAAGTATTGTTACAAGCTTCAACATAACATAACAGATAATGAAGCTGTGCTTTTGGAACCGATGGGAGTCGCCCACAATGGAATAGAGAGACTTGATGTTTCGGGCGAAGAAGTGCTTGTTATTGGATGCGGTGCAGTAGGTTTGTTTGCAATTGCATGTGCAAAAGCTCTTGGGGCAACAAGAGTGATTGCAGCTGATATTGTTCCCGATCGTTTGATTCGAGCCAGTAAAATGGGCGCCGATGTTGTGATCAATTCAAAAGATGTGAAAGATTTCAAAGACAAGATTATGGAGTTAACGGATGGAAATGGAATCGATCGCATTTGTGAAGCAAGTGGATCTGCGTTCATGCTGAATAGATGCTTTTCATATCTTAGAAAGGGCGGCAAAGTAGTTTTAATTGGACTCGTAAAGGagccatttcatgttgaaaacCCTATACAAGACATTGTCTTCAAATCTTTAACCATAAACACGGTGCACGGAAGAAGAATATTCCATACGTGGGAAGAGTGCGAGAAACTGATCGTTGAAAAAAAGGTCGATCCATCTATAGTGATTTCTCATGATATTCCGATGTCGAAATTCCGTGATGCCTTCAATGCTTTGTTTTCTCAAGATGCTTGTAAAATTGTATTAGATCCACAGAATTGA
- the LOC120342547 gene encoding uncharacterized protein LOC120342547 isoform X2 — protein sequence MKSMLLMFFTYIVLGNCLKCGNPPKKDIDWNRVRPGKWYDVVDIPHTDYPLGCWEAKEVVPTAVGVLFRYYNYVGGETPVFLTEQNFIRQKRGVYRISGESNDFAANDWTFFTDYETYLITITCHNGGWEAFVKFSTPQITVAQLQNVSKVLVDHGWISPVMSLKNECLNKGQQDFDASATVLK from the exons ATGAAGTCCATGCTTTTGATGTTCTTTACGTATATTGTATTGGGGAATTGCCTAAAATGTGGAAATCCTCCGAAAAAAGACATTGATTGGAACAGG GTTCGACCGGGTAAATGGTACGATGTTGTAGATATCCCCCATACGGACTATCCTCTTGGTTGCTGGGAGGCAAAAGAAGTTGTTCCTACTGCAGTTGGGGTTTTATTTCGTTATTACAACTATGTGGGAGG tGAGACACCTGTATTTTTAACAGAACAGAACTTCATCCGTCAGAAGCGCGGTGTTTATCGCATATCTGGAG AGTCTAATGATTTTGCTGCCAACGACTGGACGTTTTTCACTGATTATGAAACCTACCTGATAACAATCACTTGCCACAACGGAG GTTGGGAAGCATTTGTCAAGTTCAGTACACCACAAATAACAGTTGCTCAAttacaaaatgtttcaaaaGTTCTTGTTGATCATGGATGGATTTCACCAGTTATGTCATTGAAAAATGAATGTCTGAATAAGGGTCAACAGGATTTTGATGCATCTGCtacagttttaaaataa
- the LOC120342547 gene encoding uncharacterized protein LOC120342547 isoform X1, whose amino-acid sequence MKSMLLMFFTYIVLGNCLKCGNPPKKDIDWNRVRPGKWYDVVDIPHTDYPLGCWEAKEVVPTAVGVLFRYYNYVGGETPVFLTEQNFIRQKRGVYRISGVDSLLTAYDYLSDESNKSNKKKIKNQSNDFAANDWTFFTDYETYLITITCHNGGWEAFVKFSTPQITVAQLQNVSKVLVDHGWISPVMSLKNECLNKGQQDFDASATVLK is encoded by the exons ATGAAGTCCATGCTTTTGATGTTCTTTACGTATATTGTATTGGGGAATTGCCTAAAATGTGGAAATCCTCCGAAAAAAGACATTGATTGGAACAGG GTTCGACCGGGTAAATGGTACGATGTTGTAGATATCCCCCATACGGACTATCCTCTTGGTTGCTGGGAGGCAAAAGAAGTTGTTCCTACTGCAGTTGGGGTTTTATTTCGTTATTACAACTATGTGGGAGG tGAGACACCTGTATTTTTAACAGAACAGAACTTCATCCGTCAGAAGCGCGGTGTTTATCGCATATCTGGAG TTGATTCTTTGTTGACTGCCTATGACTATTTGTCCGACGAATCTAATAAATCGAATAAGAAGAAGATAAAAAATC AGTCTAATGATTTTGCTGCCAACGACTGGACGTTTTTCACTGATTATGAAACCTACCTGATAACAATCACTTGCCACAACGGAG GTTGGGAAGCATTTGTCAAGTTCAGTACACCACAAATAACAGTTGCTCAAttacaaaatgtttcaaaaGTTCTTGTTGATCATGGATGGATTTCACCAGTTATGTCATTGAAAAATGAATGTCTGAATAAGGGTCAACAGGATTTTGATGCATCTGCtacagttttaaaataa